In a genomic window of Thermogemmata fonticola:
- a CDS encoding apiosidase-like domain-containing protein has product MIGRRSMSLAGAGTGLALVLGLSLPAAGQPAASAESPFLRHGKLRIAASGTHLEHADGTPFFFLADTVWCGPALSTAEDWRTYLNDRKKKGFTAIQFNAICPWRTAPTDREGRTAYRLEGKRLIPNEAYFRQLDERIEAIHQAGLLAVPVLVWAHKKGDAGFDLSEEQVIELARFQVQRYEKYPCLFILAGDARYTGKEAERWRRIGRAVFASRKDLLVTTHPTGMNFPWKDWEGETWLNIWAYQSGHGDDSRTWAWLHSGPPAQFGQRWAGIKRPIINLEPPYEGHNGYQSRKPHSAENVRRAAYWSLLVAPPAGLTYGAHGLWSWQTESGQEPRDHQGTGIAKTWKEALEFPGATQMGYLRRFLESLPWTELRPAPDFVQQQSAEKDPSTFVACARTADGRVTVVYFPPRAQAQVRLHVSDPKQVRWYNPREGTWRDNSPRGLLVPPDEQDWLLVVQA; this is encoded by the coding sequence ATGATCGGCAGGCGGTCCATGTCCTTAGCTGGGGCCGGCACGGGATTGGCTCTTGTGCTGGGGCTGTCTTTACCGGCGGCGGGCCAGCCGGCGGCAAGCGCGGAGTCCCCCTTCCTCCGGCATGGGAAGCTGCGGATTGCGGCCAGCGGCACCCATTTGGAACACGCCGACGGCACCCCCTTCTTCTTCCTCGCCGACACGGTCTGGTGCGGACCGGCCCTGAGCACCGCGGAGGATTGGCGTACCTACCTGAATGATCGCAAAAAGAAGGGCTTCACGGCCATCCAGTTCAACGCGATTTGTCCCTGGCGCACGGCACCGACGGATCGCGAAGGGCGGACGGCCTACCGTCTCGAAGGGAAGCGGCTGATTCCCAATGAGGCCTACTTCCGGCAGTTGGACGAGCGGATCGAAGCGATCCATCAAGCGGGGCTGCTCGCGGTGCCGGTGCTGGTCTGGGCGCACAAAAAAGGGGACGCTGGGTTCGACCTGAGCGAAGAGCAGGTCATCGAGTTGGCGCGCTTTCAGGTCCAGCGTTACGAGAAGTACCCTTGTCTGTTCATCCTGGCGGGGGATGCCCGCTATACGGGCAAGGAAGCGGAGCGCTGGCGGCGGATCGGCCGGGCGGTTTTCGCCTCCCGCAAGGACTTGCTAGTCACAACCCACCCCACCGGCATGAATTTTCCCTGGAAAGACTGGGAAGGGGAAACCTGGCTCAACATCTGGGCTTACCAGAGCGGCCACGGCGATGACAGCAGGACGTGGGCGTGGTTGCATTCCGGCCCGCCGGCTCAATTCGGCCAGCGCTGGGCAGGGATCAAGCGGCCGATCATCAATCTGGAGCCGCCCTACGAAGGGCACAACGGCTACCAGAGCCGCAAGCCGCATTCCGCGGAGAATGTCCGCCGGGCCGCCTATTGGAGCCTCCTGGTCGCTCCGCCGGCAGGACTGACCTATGGCGCCCACGGCTTGTGGAGTTGGCAAACGGAAAGCGGCCAGGAACCCCGCGACCACCAGGGCACCGGCATCGCCAAAACCTGGAAGGAAGCCCTGGAGTTCCCCGGCGCTACGCAGATGGGCTATCTGCGCCGCTTCTTGGAATCGCTCCCCTGGACGGAGCTGCGCCCTGCCCCGGACTTCGTTCAACAGCAGAGTGCCGAGAAGGACCCCAGCACCTTCGTGGCTTGCGCCCGGACCGCGGATGGCCGAGTTACGGTCGTCTATTTCCCCCCGCGCGCCCAAGCCCAGGTGCGCCTCCATGTCAGCGACCCCAAACAGGTCCGCTGGTATAACCCCCGCGAGGGGACGTGGCGGGACAACAGCCCCCGCGGTTTGCTCGTGCCTCCGGATGAGCAGGACTGGTTATTGGTGGTGCAAGCATGA
- a CDS encoding cytochrome-c peroxidase, whose translation MMHRTPTLTLACLSLIPLLAAHSRVWSQEKDTYYQHPDETAMTPFRDQVPIVFVTQNQPEWKALPQFWNEATEEAVDPLSGEKVQRRVVKIKVPLGLTQAPPVPAENPMTVQKWILGKKLYYDPILSTDNSVSCASCHDPSKGFADARKTSVGINGQLGPINAPTVFNAAYNKLQFWDGRAASLEDQAQGPVGNPLEMFAGKADPWDEAVARLRANPEYVRMFKAVFGTLPTRDAAAKAIATYERTVLLGNSLHDRAEARMRQRVIEEESGKFELTAADYAAALKEEFARKGPALKDLGLDPDKDAGRIGEIAQRLLHGRNLFFNKARCANCHSGETFSDGEFHNLGVGADSQGNLPPSEAGRFARLLLGHKNPQLYGAFKTPGLRGLLHTAPYMHTGTEKTLEEVIDFYDRGGNVNPFLSEKMRDTAAELAYLKARAAGAAVDPQVKTFGPARRPVIPLQLRLTPQEKADLVLFLKALNGDPLDPLIADPNRFPQVKW comes from the coding sequence ATGATGCACAGGACACCCACGCTTACCCTGGCTTGTTTGAGCCTGATCCCCCTCCTCGCGGCCCACTCTCGTGTGTGGAGTCAAGAGAAGGACACCTACTACCAGCATCCCGATGAGACGGCCATGACGCCGTTCCGGGATCAGGTGCCGATCGTCTTCGTCACCCAGAATCAGCCGGAATGGAAAGCCCTGCCGCAATTCTGGAACGAAGCCACGGAAGAAGCAGTCGACCCGCTCAGCGGCGAGAAGGTGCAACGGCGTGTGGTCAAGATCAAGGTGCCGCTTGGTCTGACCCAGGCCCCCCCAGTGCCGGCGGAAAACCCGATGACCGTGCAGAAATGGATTCTCGGCAAAAAGCTCTACTATGACCCGATCCTGTCTACGGACAACTCGGTGTCTTGTGCCAGTTGCCATGATCCGTCCAAAGGGTTCGCCGATGCGCGGAAGACCTCGGTCGGAATCAACGGACAATTGGGGCCGATCAATGCCCCGACCGTGTTCAATGCGGCGTACAACAAGCTGCAATTCTGGGACGGGCGAGCCGCCTCGCTGGAAGATCAGGCCCAGGGACCGGTGGGGAACCCGTTGGAAATGTTCGCGGGCAAGGCGGACCCTTGGGACGAAGCAGTCGCCCGGCTGCGCGCCAACCCGGAGTACGTCCGCATGTTCAAGGCGGTCTTCGGTACCCTGCCGACGCGGGATGCCGCCGCCAAGGCCATTGCCACCTATGAGCGGACCGTGCTCCTCGGCAATTCGCTCCATGATCGAGCGGAGGCACGGATGCGGCAGCGGGTTATCGAGGAGGAAAGCGGCAAATTCGAGCTGACCGCCGCGGATTACGCCGCCGCGCTCAAAGAGGAGTTCGCCCGCAAGGGGCCGGCCCTCAAGGACCTGGGACTGGACCCGGATAAGGACGCTGGCCGCATCGGCGAGATCGCCCAGCGCCTGCTCCATGGCCGCAATCTTTTCTTCAACAAGGCCCGCTGCGCGAACTGCCACAGTGGCGAGACTTTCTCCGACGGGGAGTTCCACAACCTGGGGGTCGGCGCGGATAGCCAGGGGAACCTGCCGCCGAGCGAGGCCGGCCGCTTTGCCCGCTTGCTCCTCGGTCACAAAAACCCCCAGCTTTATGGGGCATTCAAGACGCCGGGGCTGCGCGGCCTGCTCCACACCGCCCCCTACATGCACACCGGCACCGAAAAGACCCTGGAAGAGGTCATCGACTTCTACGATCGTGGCGGCAACGTCAATCCTTTCTTGAGCGAAAAGATGCGGGACACCGCCGCCGAGTTGGCCTATCTGAAGGCTCGCGCCGCCGGAGCTGCCGTTGATCCGCAGGTCAAAACCTTCGGCCCGGCCCGTCGGCCTGTCATCCCGCTCCAGCTCCGCCTCACCCCCCAGGAAAAGGCGGACCTGGTCCTGTTCCTGAAAGCCCTCAACGGCGATCCCCTCGACCCGCTCATCGCCGACCCGAATCGCTTTCCCCAGGTGAAGTGGTAG